The following proteins come from a genomic window of Aspergillus luchuensis IFO 4308 DNA, chromosome 3, nearly complete sequence:
- the ESF2 gene encoding RNA-binding ATPase activator ESF2 (COG:K;~EggNog:ENOG410PHQE;~InterPro:IPR035979,IPR012677,IPR034353,IPR039119;~go_function: GO:0003676 - nucleic acid binding [Evidence IEA]), with protein sequence MTTRKRNDFLDIVESDDESGHDDRGYDSEAAEQEKSKGRAVKRRRTQPVQSTSDLHGLNDGSEDEDSDNGVGLGDSEDERVVMKGRSKKSKKQAAAAAGGSEDEDDHEEEEEMSDNDEDHYLDARTETTTEESSSKKSTSKKPLDKAKKAPKKNKTGVIYFSSLPPYLKPFALKNLLETRSFGPITRVFLSPEVRPASAPRRRSNKRKTYSDGWVEFASKKTAKICAETLNATIIGGKKGGWYHDDVWNMKYLKGFRWADLMEQVQRERSEREARKRVEDSRARKEDKVFLEGYEKGKVIEGIQKKNEEKGKKKKDSAKDVRMVFKQNEVKLGRDKSVEDPGKLGDDTKRVLGKIF encoded by the coding sequence ATGACCACCCGCAAGCGCAACGACTTCCTCGACATCGTCGAAAGCGACGACGAATCCGGCCACGACGATCGCGGCTACGACTCCGAAGCGGCGGAGCAAGAAAAGAGCAAAGGCCGGGCCGTGAAGCGGAGGCGCACGCAACCAGTGCAGTCGACGAGCGATCTACATGGCTTGAACGATGgttcggaggatgaggattcgGATAatggggttgggttgggagatagtgaggatgagagggtggttatgaaggggaggagcaagaagagcaagaaacaggctgctgctgctgctggtggatcggaggatgaagacgatcatgaggaggaggaggagatgagtGATAACGACGAAGACCACTATCTGGACGCCAGAACGGAAACAACAACCGAAGAATCCTCGTCCAAGAAATCAACAAGCAAGAAACCCCTCGACAAAGCCAAGAaggcgccgaagaagaacaaaacGGGGGTGATTTACTTCTCCTCTCTGCCTCCGTACCTGAAACCGTTTGCGCTCAAGAACCTTCTCGAGACCCGGTCGTTCGGGCCTATTACGAGGGTGTTCTTATCGCCTGAAGTCCGCCCTGCTAGTGCGCCTCGTCGGAGATCTAATAAGCGGAAGACGTACtcggatggatgggttgagTTTGCATCGAAGAAGACGGCAAAGATTTGTGCGGAGACGTTGAATGCGACGATTATCGGGGGTAAGAAGGGCGGGTGgtatcatgatgatgtgtgGAATATGAAGTATTTGAAGGGGTTCCGGTGGGCGGATCTGATGGAGCAGGTGCAGAGGGAGAGGTcggagagggaggcgaggaagagggtggaggatTCGAGGGCTCGGAAGGAGGATAAGGTGTTCTTGGAGGGGTATGAGAAGGGCAAGGTTATCGAGGGGAttcagaagaagaatgaggagaaggggaagaagaagaaggatagtGCGAAGGATGTTAGGATGGTGTTTAAGCAGAATGAGGTTAAGTTGGGGAGGGATAAGAGTGTGGAGGATCCGGGGAAGTTGGGAGATGATACGAAGAGAGTGTTGGGGAAGATTTTCtga
- the NMD3 gene encoding ribosome-binding protein NMD3 (BUSCO:EOG09262CA4;~COG:J;~EggNog:ENOG410PFAM;~InterPro:IPR007064,IPR039768;~PFAM:PF04981;~go_function: GO:0043023 - ribosomal large subunit binding [Evidence IEA]): MSMDLDAPVPFEAPQEQIAATILCCNCGAPIDGTTSAGALCQDCVKLTVDISQGIQREAVLHCCKDCERWLQPPTSWVSAALESKELLAHCLRKLRGLSKVRIIDASFIWTEPHSKRIKVKITIQQEAFQGTIVQQTFEVEYVVASLQCPDCKKSFTVNTWNSSIQLRQKVPHKRTFLYLEQIILKHNAHRDTINIKEAKDGLDFYFAQRNHAEKMVEFLSSVVPTKVKKSQELISMDIHTSTKSYKFTFSIELIPICKDDLVALPIKLARSLGNISPLALCYRVGTSVNLLDPNTLQTADVPTNTYWRSPFRSLADVTELTEFIIMDIELVGRSNGRYYLAEATVARASDLGSNDQTYFTRTHLGGVLHVGDSVLGYHLTGTNFNDPNFEAIEASGQYSSAIPDVVLVKKFYARKKKNKNRNWRLKRMALEYEEEAAQQAAGTLNRKQEAERNRLEEDFEMFLRDVEEDQELRGTLDLYKARRSAPVEQGGMDMDEDSDDEEVPKINMDELLDDFDELNMDDDH, from the exons ATGTCGATGGACCTGGATGCGCCGGTGCCTTTCGAGGCCCCGCAGGAACAGATTGCTGCGAC TATCCTTTGTTGCAACTGTGGCGCGCCTATCGATGGAACAACATCCGCTGGTGCTCTTTGTCAGGACTGTGTGAAGTTGACGGTTGATATCTCCCAAGGCATCCAGAGAGAGGCAGTTCTTCACTGCTGCAAGGACTGCGAGCGGTGGCTCCAGCCCCCCACCAGCTGGGTTAGTGCTGCGCTCGAATCGAAGGAACTTCTCGCACACTGCTTGCGCAAGCTCCGCGGCTTGTCCAAGGTCCGCATTATCGATGCCAGCTTTATCTGGACCGAACCCCACTCGAAACGTATCAAGGTCAAGATCACCATCCAGCAGGAGGCATTCCAGGGCACCATTGTGCAGCAGACTTTCGAGGTTGAATACGTTGTCGCCTCGCTACAATGCCCTGACTGCAAGAAGTCGTTCACTGTCAACACTTGGAACTCCAGCATCCAGCTGCGCCAGAAGGTGCCTCACAAGCGAACCTTCTTGTACCTTGAGCAGATCATCCTCAAGCACAACGCTCACCGCGATacaatcaacatcaaggaggccaaggatggCTTAGATTTCTACTTTGCGCAGAGGAATcatgcggagaagatggtcgagTTCCTTTCCTCCGTCGTCCCCACCAAGGTCAAGAAGTCGCAGGAGCTGATCTCCATGGATATCCACACCTCCACGAAGTCATACAAGTTCACCTTCTCTATCGAGTTGATCCCTATCTGCAAGGATGATTTGGTTGCGCTGCCCATCAAGCTTGCCAGGTCGCTGGGCAACATCTCGCCCCTGGCCCTCTGCTACCGCGTCGGTACCTCTGTCAACCTTCTCGACCCTAACACCCTCCAGACCGCCGATGTCCCGACAAACACCTACTGGAGATCGCCCTTCAGGAGTCTTGCCGATGTGACGGAGCTGACCGAGTTTATCATTATGGACATTGAACTGGTTGGACGGTCGAACGGACGGTACTACCTGGCCGAGGCAACCGTTGCCCGTGCTTCGGACCTTGGCTCGAACGATCAAACCTACTTCACCCGCACTCACCTGGGTGGAGTCCTTCACGTCGGTGACTCTGTCCTTGGTTACCACCTGACTGGTACCAACTTCAACGACCCCAACTTTGAGGCGATCGAGGCCAGTGGCCAGTACAGCTCCGCTATTCCCGATGTTGTGCTCGTGAAGAAATTCTACGcccgcaagaagaagaacaagaaccgCAACTGGCGTCTTAAGCGCATGGCTCTTGAgtacgaggaggaggcggcgcaGCAAGCGGCTGGCACCCTCAACCGTAAGCAGGAAGCCGAGCGTAACCGCCTTGAAGAGGACTTCGAAATGTTCTTGCGCGATGTCGAAGAAGATCAGGAACTGCGTGGCACTCTTGATCTGTACAAGGCACGGAGAAGTGCCCCTGTGGAGCAGGGTGGCATGGATATGGACGAGGAtagcgatgacgaggaggtgCCCAAGATCAACATGGATGAGCTGCTTGATGACTTTGACGAGTTGAACATGGACGATGACCATTAA
- the ATP25 gene encoding RsfS/YbeB/iojap family protein (COG:A;~EggNog:ENOG410PPFC;~InterPro:IPR040152,IPR043519;~PFAM:PF02410;~go_process: GO:0140053 - mitochondrial gene expression [Evidence IEA]): MNRALLRAAWSSRTALRAPPSVSRAASYRSTIHPVNRAFASVSSLRSEQPSSSSSAVPPASELKEEPTANSASESTPHIPWYLQEEAPVPESRQTTSRDQIPELPENPPAILPALLDYVFKDVGLDELKLIDLRGLETPPALGANVIMIIGTARSVKHLNVSADRLCRWLRSTYKLSPYADGLLGRNELKIKLRRKARRARLASRSGTMFDEKDDGITTGWICVNAGVVEETPVKKDENYRFEGFGHTATGTRVVVQMFTEEKRAEVDLESLWQKALDRSEREKQRVSQVNSAAPSEEVRASNSINVSPSDREFGHASRFPTSPLFGQKRLLHTNRRPASQHFDRAAIHTEDTEVTLDSQPSSLLRDHDHSDNGKTTHSMDALFDHLSKLSDVQARIELGEGPEDNDSTLFMRLFHDLLSISTAAERAIARLVLFCNAISRQHPGYTKRGLYSAFTECTCAGCSVSDDLAFSVVSALLSPRLAGTSPEDVAGRVPEEDQELALLVLEHLSLRGTNVVNMRVFDMIYRAVASSPSTTVPDGANDAQAENKSALYRVSRLIDTLDLPFEPEQARSLMLSLFQHGDYNGFWKLWRKGPLNGSLRTAADYKMLFRLHADLGDELRARDCVSTWIPMMRREENPIPLEGELLVDIKRCLLLADPDIVQKAAEGSTSNLVRFWNACQMKMLK; encoded by the coding sequence ATGAACAGGGCATTGTTGAGAGCTGCCTGGTCCTCCAGGACAGCACTTCGCGCGCCTCCTTCCGTCTCTCGCGCCGCGTCATACCGTTCGACCATTCACCCAGTAAATCGAGCTTTTGCTTCAGTATCTAGCCTGCGTTCTGAGCAGccttcgtcctcgtcctctgcAGTGCCACCGGCATCTGAGCTGAAAGAAGAACCGACAGCGAACTCCGCATCGGAGAGCACCCCTCACATCCCATGGTATCTACAGGAAGAAGCACCTGTGCCCGAATCAAGGCAGACAACTTCGCGAGATCAGATTCCCGAATTGCCAGAGAATCCTCCAGCTATCCTCCCTGCACTCCTCGACTATGTGTTCAAGGATGTTGGTCTTGATGAACTgaaattgattgatttgcgCGGATTGGAAACTCCGCCAGCTCTTGGGGCCAACGTGATCATGATAATTGGAACTGCTCGCAGTGTCAAGCACCTGAATGTGTCTGCAGATCGTCTTTGCCGCTGGTTGAGAAGTACCTACAAGCTGTCTCCCTACGCTGATGGACTCCTGGGTCGAAATGAGTTGAAGATCAAGCTCCGGAGAAAAGCTCGGCGTGCTAGGCTCGCCAGCAGGTCCGGTACTATGTTTGACGAAAAGGACGATGGGATCACGACAGGCTGGATCTGTGTCAATGCCGGTGTGGTAGAGGAAACGCCAGtcaagaaggatgagaaTTATAGATTTGAAGGGTTTGGCCACACTGCCACCGGCACTAGGGTTGTTGTGCAGATGTtcacagaagaaaagagagccGAAGTCGATCTTGAAAGCCTTTGGCAGAAGGCGCTGGACCGATCCGAAAGAGAGAAACAAAGGGTTTCCCAGGTTAATTCAGCCGCACCTTCCGAAGAGGTTCGTGCTTCCAATTCGATAAACGTATCACCATCTGACCGTGAGTTCGGCCATGCCTCCAGGTTTCCCACTAGCCCTTTGTTCGGACAGAAGAGGCTGCTTCACACCAACCGTCGTCCCGCAAGCCAACACTTCGACCGTGCAGCAATCCATACAGAAGATACGGAGGTAACTCTGGATTCCCAGCCTTCGTCTTTACTTCGAGACCATGACCATAGCGACAATGGAAAGACAACCCACTCAATGGATGCACTATTTGACCACCTCTCAAAACTATCCGACGTTCAGGCCAGGATCGAACTAGGAGAGGGCCCGGAAGATAATGACTCTACGCTATTCATGCGCCTATTCCATGATCTGTTATCAATTAGCACGGCGGCAGAGAGAGCAATAGCCCGTCTTGTCCTATTCTGCAACGCGATTTCCAGACAGCACCCGGGATATACAAAGCGGGGTTTATATTCAGCGTTCACAGAATGTACATGCGCTGGTTGTTCAGTATCTGATGATCTAGCATTTTCAGTTGTTTCAGCCTTGTTATCTCCCCGACTAGCAGGGACTAGCCCTGAGGACGTTGCAGGGCGAGTTCCGGAAGAGGATCAGGAATTAGCTCTTCTTGTGCTTGAACATCTATCTCTGCGCGGCACCAATGTTGTCAACATGAGAGTGTTCGACATGATTTATCGAGCCGTTGCCAGTTCCCCGTCCACCACTGTACCAGACGGAGCAAATGATGCACAGGCTGAAAATAAAAGCGCTCTTTATCGGGTGTCTCGCCTAATCGACACCCTTGACCTACCCTTTGAACCCGAGCAAGCCCGCAGCCTTATGTTATCGCTCTTTCAGCACGGCGACTACAATGGCTTTTGGAAGTTGTGGCGCAAGGGTCCCCTCAATGGAAGTCTGCGCACCGCTGCTGACTACAAGATGTTGTTCCGGTTGCATGCTGATCTGGGAGATGAACTCCGTGCTCGGGACTGCGTATCAACATGGattccgatgatgaggagagaagaaaatccGATACCCCTCGAGGGAGAGCTCTTGGTAGATATCAAGCGCTGCCTTCTGCTTGCCGATCCAGATATTGTGCAAAAGGCCGCGGAAGGATCGACGAGCAATCTGGTCCGATTCTGGAACGCATGCCAGATGAAGATGCTGAAATGA